Proteins co-encoded in one Prevotella sp. E13-27 genomic window:
- a CDS encoding carbohydrate kinase family protein — MNKRYVVGLGEVLWDVLPEGKKLGGAPANFAYHAGQFLGMNNTIAVSALGEDKLADETIEALKEHGLNDLLPRVPYPTGTVQVQLDEQGIPTYDIKENVAWDNIPFDDDIAEIARNCRAVCFGSLAQRNVVSRETIQKFLDATPDDCLKIFDINLRQQFYTQEILRESFQRCNILKINDEELVLIGRMFGYPGLDIENKCWLILGKYNLDMLVLTCGTNGSYVFTPGHVSFQETPKVKVADTVGAGDSFTGSFVGSILNGKSVPEAHSTAVQVSAYVCTQNGAMPTYPEELLK, encoded by the coding sequence ATGAACAAACGTTATGTAGTAGGACTCGGAGAAGTCCTGTGGGATGTACTTCCTGAAGGTAAGAAACTGGGTGGCGCACCCGCTAACTTCGCCTATCATGCCGGGCAGTTCTTAGGCATGAACAACACCATAGCAGTCAGCGCACTCGGCGAGGATAAACTGGCCGACGAGACCATCGAGGCCTTGAAGGAGCACGGTCTGAACGACCTACTACCACGTGTGCCCTACCCTACTGGTACTGTGCAGGTACAGCTTGACGAGCAGGGCATCCCCACGTACGACATCAAGGAGAACGTGGCATGGGACAACATCCCTTTCGACGACGACATCGCCGAGATTGCCCGTAACTGCCGTGCCGTGTGCTTCGGCTCTCTGGCCCAGCGTAATGTGGTCAGCCGTGAGACCATTCAGAAGTTTCTCGATGCCACTCCTGATGACTGCCTGAAGATTTTTGATATCAACCTACGCCAACAATTCTATACGCAAGAGATTCTGCGTGAGTCATTCCAGCGTTGCAACATCCTGAAGATTAACGATGAGGAACTGGTGCTCATTGGCCGCATGTTCGGCTATCCCGGCCTCGACATCGAGAACAAGTGCTGGCTCATCCTGGGCAAGTACAACCTTGACATGCTTGTGCTTACCTGCGGCACTAACGGTAGCTACGTATTCACCCCTGGTCATGTGTCCTTCCAGGAAACACCAAAGGTCAAGGTGGCCGATACCGTAGGTGCTGGCGACTCTTTCACTGGTTCGTTCGTAGGTAGCATTCTCAATGGAAAATCTGTGCCCGAAGCACATAGCACAGCCGTTCAGGTCTCCGCCTACGTCTGCACACAGAATGGAGCCATGCCAACCTATCCAGAAGAACTACTGAAATAA
- a CDS encoding helix-turn-helix domain-containing protein, with the protein MGDYSDYSAPELVRMLGSRFKDYRLRANMTQKEVAEMAGLSVLSVYRFENGTVTNISLSTFLLLMKAVGCINDLNELMPEQPESPYLYKETKKIQRVRHKKV; encoded by the coding sequence ATGGGGGATTATTCTGACTATTCAGCACCAGAACTGGTGAGGATGCTTGGCAGTCGTTTTAAGGACTATCGACTCAGAGCTAATATGACACAGAAAGAGGTGGCAGAGATGGCTGGTCTTTCCGTGCTAAGTGTCTATCGGTTTGAGAATGGTACGGTAACAAATATCTCGCTCAGCACGTTCCTGCTACTGATGAAGGCAGTGGGCTGCATCAACGACCTGAATGAGCTGATGCCAGAACAGCCAGAGTCTCCTTATTTATATAAAGAGACCAAGAAGATTCAACGTGTAAGGCATAAGAAAGTATGA
- a CDS encoding DUF4980 domain-containing protein: protein MKRVLLTLTVLLAVTLMEAQVTPIVLGDSHAMLKMMQGKKFVLLPVQEAEDIASIAVLDNSNNMVQRLNVKLAIDRVDYYVPYELKGAALLDIEFHGDRRQKGAVGEFVCWKEIEFSDTFDTTNRERFRPVYHHTPLYGWMNDPNGMFFKDGTWHLYYQWNPYGSQWENMHWGHSTSRDLIHWETHPIALEPDWLGSIFSGSCVTNGDEVVAFYTSAGMHQTQSMAVSKDGGRTFEKYSGNPVLTTSDVPDFRDPRPFWNEDIKAWNLILAAGQEMRIYSSKDLKEWKYESSFGKGYGNHSGVWECPDLFKINNKWVLICNINPGGPFGGSATQYFVGQFDGHKFTCESMPKVTKWMDYGKDHYATVSFYNAPENRRVVMAWMSNWQYANHVPTKQYRSGNSIPRDLGLFTCGEETYVSVVPSKEMLTLRGAKVKKPTEACEIIIDTKSMTEIVLSNSKGEQVTMVYDAQKQTFSMDRTKSGKLSFSEAFPCVTTAPTYGTIKQLRLFIDRCSIEAFDAEGKMSMTNLVFPSEPYTNIKIKGGKATIYEIKY, encoded by the coding sequence ATGAAGAGAGTATTGCTTACATTGACTGTCTTGCTTGCAGTCACATTGATGGAAGCCCAGGTGACACCCATCGTGTTAGGCGACAGCCATGCTATGCTAAAGATGATGCAAGGCAAGAAGTTCGTGCTGCTGCCTGTACAGGAAGCAGAGGACATTGCATCGATTGCTGTGTTGGACAATAGTAATAATATGGTTCAGCGTCTGAATGTGAAACTGGCTATCGACCGCGTGGATTATTATGTGCCTTATGAGTTGAAAGGTGCTGCGTTGCTGGACATAGAATTTCACGGCGACCGTCGGCAGAAGGGTGCCGTTGGCGAGTTCGTGTGTTGGAAAGAGATTGAGTTCTCTGATACTTTCGACACCACAAATCGTGAGCGTTTTCGTCCAGTTTACCACCATACACCTCTATATGGTTGGATGAATGACCCTAATGGTATGTTCTTTAAAGATGGAACTTGGCACCTCTATTATCAGTGGAACCCTTACGGCTCGCAGTGGGAGAATATGCACTGGGGACACTCTACCTCTCGCGACCTTATTCACTGGGAAACACATCCCATAGCTCTCGAACCCGACTGGTTGGGCAGCATCTTCAGTGGTTCCTGTGTAACAAATGGCGATGAGGTGGTGGCTTTCTATACATCGGCAGGAATGCATCAGACTCAGTCAATGGCTGTGTCGAAAGACGGTGGTCGCACGTTTGAAAAATATAGTGGCAACCCTGTACTAACCACCAGTGATGTACCAGATTTCCGTGACCCGCGCCCATTCTGGAATGAAGATATCAAAGCATGGAACCTCATATTGGCCGCTGGTCAGGAGATGCGTATCTACTCGTCGAAGGACTTGAAGGAATGGAAATATGAGAGTTCGTTTGGCAAGGGATATGGTAATCATAGTGGTGTTTGGGAATGTCCGGATTTATTTAAGATTAACAATAAATGGGTGCTTATCTGCAATATCAACCCTGGCGGTCCCTTTGGAGGTTCTGCAACCCAGTATTTCGTGGGACAGTTCGACGGTCATAAATTCACCTGCGAGTCTATGCCGAAAGTGACGAAGTGGATGGACTATGGCAAAGACCATTATGCCACAGTATCGTTCTATAATGCACCAGAAAATAGAAGAGTTGTGATGGCGTGGATGTCGAACTGGCAGTATGCTAACCATGTTCCCACTAAGCAGTATCGTTCAGGCAACTCTATTCCCCGTGACTTGGGACTGTTTACCTGCGGCGAGGAGACCTACGTCAGCGTAGTACCATCAAAAGAGATGCTCACCCTTCGTGGTGCGAAGGTGAAGAAGCCCACGGAAGCATGTGAGATTATCATAGATACAAAGAGCATGACAGAGATTGTGCTGTCGAACTCAAAGGGCGAACAGGTCACTATGGTTTACGATGCCCAAAAGCAGACCTTCTCAATGGACCGCACTAAGAGTGGCAAGCTGAGCTTCAGCGAGGCCTTCCCCTGTGTGACAACAGCACCTACCTACGGCACAATAAAACAGCTGCGCCTCTTCATTGACCGATGCAGCATAGAGGCCTTCGATGCAGAAGGCAAGATGTCCATGACCAACCTGGTGTTCCCATCAGAACCATATACAAATATAAAAATAAAAGGTGGTAAAGCCACGATATACGAGATAAAGTATTAA
- a CDS encoding type II toxin-antitoxin system HipA family toxin, producing the protein MREVLKVFLWGQEIGRLSWNDARKTTFFVYNPEFLKGSLDVAPLAASIHHPLSTRAIFGEAERIYQKLPSFIADSLPDAWGNQLFEQWRKENILTERSVTSLEKLAFIGRRGMGALEFVPEIERGTMNDKIDIKALADLAEKIAIERENVRILPDESLTLQSLISVGTSAGGRQPKGIIAMNRETGEIRSGQVDLESSYDYYILKFGDNRRSSAELEQTYYEMALAAGISMMESRMLEVDGTKHFLTKRFDRDENGKLHTQTLAAMDPEADSYEKLFAVCRKLHLPEVDCQELFRRMVFNILANNTDDHHKNFTFIMDRQGRWRLSPAYDMTYIFDSGGYLPNKEHCLMIGGKYQDITLDDIISFASENGIRAPKSIINKVATAVSTFRSLAKKNGVSDEWTGRVETTIIAHLKAWGEWNEENNTALFLQVIKE; encoded by the coding sequence ATGAGAGAGGTGTTAAAGGTATTTCTATGGGGGCAGGAGATTGGTCGTTTGTCGTGGAATGATGCCAGAAAGACAACCTTTTTCGTCTATAATCCAGAGTTCCTGAAAGGTTCTTTGGATGTAGCTCCGCTTGCTGCCTCAATTCATCATCCATTGAGTACACGTGCCATCTTTGGTGAAGCAGAACGTATTTATCAGAAACTGCCGTCGTTTATAGCCGACTCCCTGCCAGATGCATGGGGTAACCAACTCTTTGAACAGTGGCGAAAAGAAAACATACTGACAGAAAGGAGTGTTACCTCTTTGGAGAAGTTGGCATTCATTGGCAGACGTGGTATGGGCGCCTTAGAATTCGTTCCTGAAATAGAGCGAGGCACAATGAACGACAAGATTGACATCAAGGCATTGGCAGATCTAGCTGAAAAGATTGCCATCGAACGCGAAAACGTGAGAATATTGCCTGATGAGTCATTGACTTTACAATCGTTGATATCCGTTGGCACCTCTGCTGGTGGACGTCAGCCCAAGGGGATTATTGCCATGAATCGTGAGACTGGTGAGATTCGTAGCGGTCAGGTGGATTTAGAATCTAGCTACGATTACTATATCCTGAAGTTTGGAGACAATAGACGTTCGTCTGCAGAGTTGGAGCAGACCTATTACGAAATGGCATTGGCAGCTGGCATTAGCATGATGGAGTCCAGAATGCTTGAGGTGGATGGAACAAAACATTTCCTCACCAAGCGATTTGATCGTGATGAGAACGGGAAACTGCACACGCAGACATTAGCAGCGATGGATCCAGAAGCCGACTCCTACGAAAAGCTTTTCGCTGTATGTCGCAAGTTGCATCTACCAGAAGTGGATTGCCAAGAACTCTTTCGCCGTATGGTGTTCAACATATTGGCCAACAACACCGATGACCACCATAAGAACTTTACGTTCATCATGGATCGCCAAGGCAGGTGGCGCCTATCGCCTGCCTATGATATGACCTATATCTTTGACTCAGGCGGTTATCTTCCCAACAAGGAGCATTGCCTGATGATTGGCGGCAAATATCAGGACATCACACTCGACGATATCATTTCGTTTGCAAGCGAAAATGGTATCCGTGCGCCTAAATCCATCATTAATAAAGTAGCTACGGCAGTGTCGACATTCAGGTCGCTGGCAAAGAAAAACGGTGTATCTGATGAATGGACAGGCCGAGTAGAAACTACTATCATCGCCCATTTGAAAGCTTGGGGCGAATGGAATGAAGAGAACAACACAGCGCTGTTTCTTCAAGT
- a CDS encoding MFS transporter, with the protein MGNQNKSIYFIPVMLCFFCMGFVDLVGIASNYVKEDLALTDSVANVFPSLVFFWFLIFSVPTGMLMNKIGRKKTVLLSLVVTVVSLILPLFGESFGIMLVAFSLLGIGNALMQTSLNPLVSTVMGGGNLASTLTFGQFIKAIASFSAPYLAMWGATMVIPEFGLNWRVLFGIFLVVGILSTILLFVTPIEEQPIEGKPSTFAECFKLLGTPIVLLSFLGIMCHVGIDVGTNTTAPKILMERLGMTLNEAAFATSLYFIFRTIGCLTGSFFLRVLKMRTFFIISVCMMALSMCGLFVGTEKWILYAAIALVGYGNSNVFSMCFATALESMPTKQNEVSGLMIMGLFGGTIFPLFMGLLSDAMGQAGAVLVMAVGVVYLFMYIKQCSR; encoded by the coding sequence ATGGGTAATCAAAACAAATCTATTTATTTCATCCCCGTGATGCTCTGCTTCTTCTGCATGGGCTTTGTGGACTTGGTAGGCATTGCCTCCAACTATGTGAAGGAAGACCTCGCGCTGACGGACTCTGTAGCCAATGTGTTCCCATCGCTCGTCTTCTTTTGGTTCCTCATCTTCAGTGTACCCACTGGCATGCTGATGAATAAGATCGGTCGTAAGAAGACCGTGCTGCTCTCGCTCGTGGTAACGGTGGTGTCGCTGATATTGCCATTGTTTGGCGAGTCGTTCGGCATCATGCTTGTGGCCTTCTCGCTACTCGGCATCGGCAACGCCCTGATGCAGACTTCGCTCAACCCGCTAGTGTCAACAGTAATGGGTGGCGGTAACCTGGCTTCGACGCTGACCTTCGGACAGTTCATTAAGGCCATCGCCTCGTTCTCGGCTCCTTATCTGGCCATGTGGGGTGCCACGATGGTCATCCCTGAGTTCGGACTGAATTGGCGCGTGCTGTTTGGTATCTTCCTCGTCGTAGGCATACTCTCCACCATTCTGCTCTTCGTAACACCCATCGAGGAGCAACCTATCGAGGGTAAGCCCTCGACGTTTGCGGAGTGCTTCAAACTTTTGGGCACCCCCATCGTGCTGCTGTCGTTCCTCGGCATTATGTGCCATGTGGGCATCGACGTGGGCACAAACACCACAGCTCCGAAAATCCTGATGGAGCGTCTGGGCATGACGCTCAACGAGGCAGCCTTTGCCACAAGCCTCTACTTCATCTTCCGTACCATTGGCTGTCTGACGGGCTCGTTCTTCCTGCGTGTGCTGAAGATGCGGACGTTCTTCATCATCTCTGTCTGCATGATGGCTCTGTCGATGTGTGGCCTGTTTGTAGGTACAGAGAAATGGATACTCTACGCCGCCATTGCCCTCGTAGGCTACGGTAACTCCAACGTCTTCTCTATGTGCTTCGCCACCGCCCTTGAGTCGATGCCCACGAAGCAGAACGAGGTGTCAGGTCTGATGATTATGGGTCTCTTCGGCGGCACCATCTTCCCGCTCTTCATGGGATTACTGAGCGACGCCATGGGACAGGCCGGCGCCGTGCTGGTGATGGCCGTAGGTGTCGTGTATCTCTTTATGTATATCAAACAATGTTCTCGATAA